CACATAGCTGCCAAAGTTTCTGCCCACAATACAATGCCATGTGGGATTATACTTTTTGTCAAATTcctgcaagggaaaaaaaaatgctgaaaaaTATTTCTGAGCAAACATTTATAATATTATTAATTATACACTGCAAATGTTTAAATATTGTATGTTGGAATGCTACAGGCATGTTGGGCCATAGGAAACAGGTCCAAAACATGTCTCCTCCTGTGCACATCACCCATTTCTAGAAATGTGCTCCTGCAAACATACATAAAATAGCAAACAGAGTACATTGGGAAATATATGGAAAAATTGCCTTCATGCAATCTTGCTCAGGAGAAAAAGTTTCCAAAATAGAATGAAAAATGTAGGTATCCGCACTTATTCATACTCCAAAAAAAAGCACAGAACAAAGATTGACACCTACTCTAATTTCACAGTACTTATTCTTGAAATTCTACAAACTGGAGATTCCATTTGCAGAAGAAactaataattatctggatgtaTGAAGAGGGTAACAAAATTACTACGATACAACAAACCAGGGTGTAGCAAAATGACTCAACAGGTATACAGTTTCTACCTGAAGTTCCATTCAAAGCATTGTGTAATAATGTATTTGAAAGTAAtagcaataaaaacaataaagCAATAAAAGCAATAAtagcaataaaaacaataaagaaaCAGAGGATCTTGATATAAAAGCAGGAAAATGAAGGCAATGTAAAATGCAGAATAAATGGAAAATTTAGTAGAATGCTATGGTATGACATTGAATATCTGTTTATTATTAAGCATTGTATTCACGGTAATAGATTGTTTTTATAGATTGACAAGATAATGGGAGATCTTAACACTAAGATATAATAAAATCACAAAGGGGATTGAAAAGTATGTGAAAGAGATGGACAAATAATAATACCCTTGGAATTATACTTAGAGGCACCTGAAATCAGCAATCAAATAGTGGATAGCAAAAGAACGCTGAAGAACATTTGGAAAATGGAAAGGGCACAATTAGCAAATCATCATGATTAAAGACACTGGCGCAGATTTTATGGGTCAAATGGCTTATTTCTATCACAATATACATTGTATATTGTATATCACAATATACAAATATTGAAGATAATAAATTATAACTAGAAAAATTACACAGAATAGGTTTACAAAATGGCAATTAATctatataaacatgagaaaatctgcagatactggaaattcaagcaacacacacaaaatgctgaaggaacccagcagcctaggcagtatctatggaaaagtctcctgatgaagggccttggcccaaaatttgactatttactcttttccatagatactgcctatcctcaagttactccagcatttttattCCTGTAATTAATGTTCATAGCTCTTTGAAAATGGCTACTcaggtcgataaggtggttaaaGCAGCTTATGGAAACTTGCTTTTATTAATCAAGGCATTAAGTTcagaagtcaggaggttatgttgctttataaaactctggtttggccatatctggagtactgcacacagttctgatcaccccactataggaaggatgctgaaggggtttaccaggatgtggcCTGGTTTAGTGGGCATGTGAGAGGCTGAATAAACTtcggctgttttctctggagagatGAAAGCTGAGGGGAGCTCTGATAGAGGCTTGCTTAGAATGCAGAGatgttttccagggttgaaatgtctaatgccagagagcatgcattgaaggtgaggcgggtaggttcaagggggatgtaagGGGCAAATTTTTTTTATTACTCAGAGTTGTGGATACCTGGAATGGTAGCAGAGGCAAAtagattagaggcttttaagaaacatttggattggaacatggatgtaaggaagattgaGGTATATCGACATTatgtagttgggggggggggaattagtgtttgggtattttgatttgctttttagctggttcagcacaacactgagggccgaatggcccattcctgtgctgtactcttctacgtTCTAACAATTATAATTAGAACTAGAACAATCTTTGTACTCCATTCTCCCTTTCCAAGTCAGATTAAAGTAGTATAGGCCTCTAGCAGAAACTAAACTGGCCTGCAATATTAAAATCCCCTCTAGCAAATAGCAGGACGTTACTTATAACATCTCTGGAAATAAAAGATTGCATAACATTTTTGTCTGATCAGTTATTAAAGTACTTATAAATTAAATGCTTTAAAAAGCTTTTTCCCCAAAAAATATTGTATGCACTCCACAAAATTATAAAAATGTTAAGGTATTTGGCTATAAAGGATACAAACGCAATCTTAAACAACATTTTAAAAGGCAAATACAATAAAGTTGTATTGACAAGGCACAATCTTTTAATATATTGTAATAATCAGCAGAGGGATTgccaccaaaataaacaacgggTTTAAAAAGTAGTCCCACTAAAATGCACTGCAAATCAGAATTTATACTCTTTACTGGTTCTCTGAAATTCTGCTGTGAAGAATCACAAAGGTATCTTAATTCAGCAAAGTTATTACCTACATTTTTTAACATTGATATTATTACCCTACCTGGTTATAAGCCCAATGTTTAAGTTTTGTTTATAAATGTTCCAATGCTACCAAAAAAAAGAGGTGGAAGGTCggagagttaaaaaaaaatcacccataATTAAGAAAACAAAcattaatcttttttttaaattcaagtATAAACAATGTAGAATCTGGGATATTTTTTGTAACCTGCTTTAGGTTTTGTGCTATCTCAAACTGAGATGGCGTGTAGAAAATCAGCCCCGCCAACTGAGTCAGCAGTTAGATATCCCCACAGTAACCTCCTGAGCTTTGTCAAATGGCACGCAAAGGGTTGTGAATGGACTTTGACTGACAGCATAAATGACATTTTCTTTTCAGGACAAAGCAGGCACTCCTCTCAATAATCCAACCCAGTCAACATAGTTACAACTATAATTCAACTTCTGTTGCAGCAATCTGACCTTCTTGATGTAAGCTGCTATGTCCTTCTCAATGTTGTACTTCTCTAGTGCCTGAGTAGCACACTCCACAGCTTCCTGCTGCATGTCTTCAGGCATGTCAGCATTCTTAACGACAGCTTTTCTTTCAGACATCTTTAAATCTGGCAGACAAATACAAAAGTATCAAAGAAATTATGTAGAATTGAATAATAAAGTATTCAAAGCAGTTCATTGCAATTATTTCATATTGCCAAAAATTAGAAATCATATAGAACAAAGCTATTAATCTACAACAGCTCCACACGAAGAAAAGCAATTTCAAAAAGTATTTCTATCTTTAAACTGAAACATCCACAAATCCTTTCCTACCACTGATACTGGGGTGGAGAGGTTCAAGTTCCTGGAATGTAAACATCACCAATAGTTTGACTATTGCAGAGGAAGCACAGTAGTACCTCTCCTTCCTTGGGCCAGCCAGATTCAGCATGTCCGTGATGATCCCCACtgatattttttaaatatatacaatatGCATCATACAGTGCATCCGACTAGCTGTATGGCAACTTGATGTGACAACTGCTTTGCCCTAGATCACCGGCAATGCTGTGAACACAGCCCCGTCAAAACACCCCTCccctgcctcaggaaagcagtcaacataatcaGCCCGCTCTAGTCACTTTGTCTTCCCCACACACCCAGATGCAAGCATTTAAAACATGTAACATCAGGGCAGCCTCTATCCTACTATTGTCTCTTGCATAATAAAGATTGAATGAACTCTTATCTCTCGATCTCCCGTCATGACCCTTGCATTCTGTCAGCTTGTACAGACTCCTCTGTAAATGTACCAGTATATTCTGCATCGTTATTGTTCTCCCTTTTGTAATAGCTCAATATACTTGGGTTGAGAATGTAAGGCAAGCAAAACAAAGCTCTTCACTGTAAAACGGTACACGTGACAACAATCTCGTTTCCctgcagatgctgctcgactCACTGGGCTCCTCCGGCGGACTGTAGATCTGACAACAGACAACCCGCAGTCTCTTGTCTGTACACAACTCGTATTCTAGGGCAGAGTCTAAGAAAGCTCTTGACTTTATTAAGAAGTTTCCAGCTGATACTTATTAAGTTTCAGTCCGTTTTTTTTCTTCACCCAAGCAGTTCACCATCACGACGCTCACAGTGATAAAGGGTCGGGAGTGGAGGAGGGCTGAGGAGGAAGGCGAGCCCCAGAGCGAAGTAAGGACGAAAGGAACGAGGGATGTGCAAGGAAGCGGAATAGAGATCGTTTTATCGCTGTCCTTGTTTCGGCTAGACACGGGCACACCACTCCAGACAGTACATCAATCCGACGCTGAAATGGAGAAGGATCCCGCCCAAAATCCCAAACCATTgaggtattttttaaaaatcttgtgGAGTTGAAGTAAGGACAATGCTGGAGCGAATGCATCAAATGGAAAACCCTTGGCCAGACTCCACGGACGTTGAGTGGTTTCTGGACCGGGCGAGTGATAGCGAGATGGAAAGGACAATGGAAACGGGTCCACCCGGAGCAGAGTAACGGCACCgactaccaccccccccccccatctctcggCTTCCCCAGGCTTTCAAACAATAAGCGGCAACCGTCGCCTCATGTTATAACCGTTATATTTTCCTCACGAGGCTCCAGGCTATTGATTCGACACTGATATTTATCAGGACGACGATTCTGTACTCACTGGGTTTTTTCTCTGCAGCTGGACGAAAGTACTCTTGTTGAGGGAGCAGACGCCGAGCACCCGAGTCCCCGACCCCGACCACCGCCTGATTGTTCGCCCGCGCCGTCACACAGCAGCACCAGCCCCCCGGGCGGCCGCGGCCGCGCCCCTGCCTTCTCCCGATTGGCTGTCTGCAGCCCGTGCGGGGCATTCATTGGCCAGCTCAATCAATAAGCCTGCTGCTATTTACCACAGCATTTTATTCCGAACCGGCATGCAGCGGGGCAAGGCGTCGTCAACAGGGACGCGTCCTAGCAACCAGTGATGGTTTTCGGCCACTGAGGTACAGGGCCTCGGAGAGCGAGTCGATCAGCCGGCCGGGCTCTACCGGAAGTGGTGTACGTAACAGAAAATGACATTATGCAGAAGCTGTGCCCTCCCCGGGAAAATAAGATTCACCATATCTATGTCCTACATGATTTTATACAGCTCTGtaagatctcccttcattctcctctgCTGTAAGGaatgcagatcctcagctcctcaAATCCTCAAATCCTgggaacattcttgtaaatcttttcttgcagcttaatggcatctttcctaacACGGCgtaaaacaaaactgtacacagtgctcctacatctcattccaccgagatgtaacactgagcgtcataggaggtcattcctacctgtggtcatcaaactttacaactcctccctcagagtgtcagacaccctgagccaataggctggtcctggacttatttccacttggcatgattaacattattatttatggttttatattgctatatttcttcactattcttggttggtgcggctgtaacgaaacccattttccctcaggatcagtaaagtatatctgtctgtctgtctgtcatcttgtacaactgcaacataacatcacaactcctataGTCAGTGGTCTGACTGGAGATGGCCAGCGTGCCAGACGCTTTCATCATCACCTTGTATGATTATGATGCCACATTCGAGGAACAATGTTCTTGTACTTCTGTGTCCCTCTGTTCTATAACACTCTCTATGGTCCCATTGTAAAAGTTCTACTTTTGGTCTGACTTCCCCAAatgaaacaatagacaataggtgcaggagtaggccattcggcccatcaagccagcaccaccattcaacatgatcatggatgatcatccacaatcagtaccccgttcctgccttctccccatatcccttgactctgctatctttaagagtatctaactctttcttgaaagcatctagagaactggcttccactgccttctggagcagagcattccatagattcacaactctctgggtgaaaaactttTCCCAgaactcagttctaaatggcctaccccttattcttaaactggttctggactcccccaactccaggaacatgtttcctgcctctagtgtgtccaatcctttaataatcttatatgtttcaatcgggtcccctctcatccttttaaattccagtgtatacatgcccagtcgctccaatctttgaacatatgacagtcccaccatcctgggaataaacctcgtgaacctacgctgcactccctcaatagcaagaatgtccttcctcaaatttggagaccaaaactgaacacaatactccaggtgtggtctcaccagggccctgtacaactgcagaaggacctctttgctcctatactcaactccccttgttatgtcTCAAACCTTAATTGAATTGAACCCTATCTTCCATTGCTTGGTCTGCTTatccagctgatcaagatcccttTGTAATTTTAGTAACTTTCTTTACTGTCTATGATACCTCTAATTTTAGTGTTGCTTGTGAGGTTACTGGCCATGCCTTGGACATTCTCATCTAtatcatttatataaatgacaATGGGTCCAACAGCAGTAACTGTTGCTCCGACCACTGGACTCTAGTCTGAAAAACATCCTTCCTCCATAACCCTCTTGCTCCAAACCAATTATGCATGCACTTAGCCACTTGTCCCTGAATCCCATGTGAATGAATcatatagacagcatccactgccctaccctcatatGTCCTCAtggttacctcttcaaaataactctaacagatttgtgagACACAATATCCCACACACAAAGCCtttctgactatccctaatcagtctttGTCTATTGAAATGTTGGTAGATCCTGTCCCTCGGAATTCCCTCCAATAACCATAaagacaagatattctgcagaaacCAGAAATCTGGAGCAGCATATAAAGGTtcatttcattttattgtcaaagtatgcatcgataatacaactctgatatttgactACTCCAGATAGATATTAAATACAGAAAGGCCATGGGTATTGATGAAGGAAAATACATTAACTTctacctcacccccccccccccaccaactggcatgaaaaagaaaagaaacaaaactcatagatccccaaatcccccccacCCGCAGCAAAAGAAAACAGccacaataacaatccctgacccccctcactcacaaaaaaaaGACAATAGAACCAAAGCCCAACCCCACCTCttacacacaaaaaaattaacagatcacTCGCCCACCAATTGTCCACcagaaagaaaacactgaaaaactgaaggaaaccaacATAAAttacagtccaataatcacataaatctcagagcaaaatcctggagaaactcagcaggtcaggcagcatctagggaaaagaataaacaatcaactttTCAGGCTGAAGTTGGCTGTTttctcctttccacagatgctgcccaaccagctgagcttctccagcattttgaatgtgttatcGATCCAGTATTGAACTCAGCTCACTAACCTGTGTCCCTTGGCTTGCCTTTActgcccttcttaaataacaTACAACAATGGCCACTCTCCAGTCTGCCTGAAGTTTACCTGTGGCTAATTTCTATTATTATTTTGGTTTGTTCATAACATCCTTAGAAAAGTTATAACTCAGAAGGATTCTCTTTGGCCTATCATCACCATCCTGGTCAATAAAGAACTACCTGGCCTAATCTCAGCTTACATCACCAGGACAATAGCTCTGTAGGTACTTATCCAGACACTTTCTAAATAtgatataaaaatagaaaatgctggcaaCTGCAGAGAGCAAGAAGCAAAGATAATACATTATTTCAAGATatttatcagaactggaaaatgTGAGAAAAAAATGTGTTTAAAGTTGAGAGAAGGGGGAGATGTGAAGGTAACATACTAAATGATAGGATGGAGACTAAGAGAATCCCAGTGATGCAGATAGTATTGGTGCCACCTGAGAGAAGGAGGTGAAGGGTggttcatcatagctgatctgccTGGAGGAGGTGTACATAAAGTGGAATAAGTaacaacaaataaaaaaaaagtatgtGGTATGTTGAACACAGCAGCTGCTCAAAATCTGAAGTAAATACTCAGTAGATCAGTTACCATCCATCAGGAGAGCAGGACTGAGTTAATATTACTCAATGATCACCATGCATCAAGCCTATTCAGTTCAGACAACATTCAAAAAGTTCATTGCAGTATGTAAAGTGCTGGCAGAAATCGATGACAGAGTCATCGATTCTGATGACTCTGGATGGAATTCAGATTTCCATTCTGAATGGAAGATCGGAATAATGTTCCATTCTCCCAGGTGGAAGGAGTCACAATAGTTGTGGATAGCTGAGGGAGACTTAATTCAAGTGTATACAGTTTGTGAGGCCTAGACAGAGCCGGGTGCATAGACATAAAATACCTCTTGCAGCCGCTCAGATTTCCAGACCAATGCAATCTTTTGCTCATCTTGTCTGTAATCAAATTACTTTAAATCTATGATCCCAGATTTTTGACCCCTTAGTACCAACGATTCTACATGGCCTTTTCTGACTTTATAAAAGCCTTTGAGTACAATAATTGGGAAGGACTGTGAACAGTCCCTCTCATTTTTTTCTGTGCACAGAAATTCCTCGTCATCTTGCATTTACTGCATCTTGGTATGAATGTTGGCAGTCCCAATTTTCAGAACAGATAGGTGCCAATCAATGCTCCATTCCTACCCAAAGACATGCTTCTCGATCTCTCTTACTGTGGTGCTGCATTTATCCTCTATCTGGAGGGGATCTACAGCATCACTGGAAACtgtaccactttcaatgaactgcaAAGTCACTCTTGCATCAATATTCATGTCTGATATCCTCCAGACAGCAGTATTCCATGCCCTCTTCTACACTTATGAAACATGGACAACCCATGGCAGATGCTTCAAAGGATTGGTGAGGTTCCATCAATGTTATCTCCTCAAAATCTTCCAAATACTCTGGCAGGATAAGAAAACATCTGAGGCTGGTCATTTATCCCTTTCAAAAATCCTAAGCTCAATAATACTTAACTTTTTTACTCTGCTTGTCCACTGTTCCACACACCAGCACCATACTCCTCCTTGTATTCATTAAGAACATTTACTGAATCCTCTGCTACCACTCAGTGGTTACTTTATGTTCCCTAATAGCCCTACTCTTACCTTTGTCATTTTATCTGCCAATTATTTCATGCTGTCTCTTTGCTTTCTTACCCCATTTCCTATATTCTTCAAGGATTTTGCATGGACATGGGTTCTTTGTTTCCTTTATCCCAAGCACTTTAGTCCAAGGAGCTATAGATCTGGAAGTCATGCTATGATTACCGTAATCTCATTTTCTCCTTGAATACCTCCTATTTATGTAAAATTGAATTGTTGTCAAGTAGCTGGTTCACTTCTAAATTACATCTCAGcttattttatctttttttcccAAAATTGTACTAAATCTAACTGAGTTTTGATTATCACAACAAAAGTGCTTTATCATTGATATTCTTTCCACCTGCTTGGTTCATTTCATAATGCTAAATATAGAATTGACCCTTTTCTTAATTTCCTGGTCTTGCTACATACTGGCTTTAAAAACAAATCCTCCTAATTAGTGTCTTCCCATTTATTTCATTCTCAGCTAATCCATTTTGCTTAAAGTTTATCTACAATATTTTTGATACTGATGGAAGGTCAGTGACATGAAAAATTAACTGTGTTTCTACACAAATGCTGCTGACTTCCAGAACATTTCCATTATTTTCTGTTAATTGGATACAAAGGCTATTTTTTAAAGGAATTGAGGCTCAAAGCAAAATGAATTGGCCCAACAATGTATTCTGTAAAGAGCTTGCTTAATTTACAAAATCTTAAACTGgcaatttaataaataaaataaacacaataaaataaTTTAGAATCATTATAACCACATTTCACTGATTAAGAAACAAGTAGATGTTGCAGAAATTTGCAGTGGTCCTATCAGCATTTTTCAAAATGTAGATTTGATTAAAATGTCTTCTTTGGCTCATTGTTAGTATTAAGAGAAAGGAAGAGAACTGAGTATTCTCTCTAAGAAAAGATAGTGTTATTCTGTActgttttattctttttcatCAGTAGTTTAAAATTATGAATCTCTTTGCTCAATAGCATTGTGGTAATACAGTACTTTTACCACAAGAAATGAGGCAGTTCAAGATGGTGGCTCATCACCAATTGTTTTGAAAAAAACAGTTGGGGATGGGCACTAAATGCTGACTTTGCTAGTAATATCCCATGTGAAAATAAAATCCAAACCCATTAGCTTAACCATTAAATTGAGACGGAACCTAGGATTTGTCTGGCTCAGTATAACAAGGTAAGGTGTGCAATGGTTGTGTGTTTTCTAAGCTGATGTTACTCTGCTGTTTGTATGGGAAATATGTTAATAGACATAACAAACTATTCATTCTGAACAAAATATTTTAATATCCTGTATGTCTAGCTAAATCCTATCTGGAAATCCAAATGATCTATAGGTTACTCTTCATTATCTCTCCTTGTTATAGCCCAAAACACCTTAGGAAACCTGTCAAATATGAGTTTTCTTTCATAAAACAACATTTACTTGATCTGATTTCATTAAGTTTCTTTAAATGGCAAGTTATTTCTTTTTTGATTCTAGTCTCCAGTATCTTCCCAACAATAGGTGTAAACTTGCCTatagtcccccccccccctttttatcTCGGTCCCTTcctgaacatttgcagttttcctatCTGTTTGGGCCCTCAAGTGAAGAACATCAGGTCTTGGTCACTTGTCCATCTTTAGTCCCATAAGTTTTTTTTCCAGTACTTTGCCATTTGTGATAGGGATTGTTGCAAGTTCTTCCTTTCTTATTTGAAATTTAGCCATTTGTTATTCTTGCGATATTTGCCACATCCTTCACCAAGTAAACTAATGCAAGGTATTGATTGAAATTAATTGTCATTTCCTTGCTTCCTATTATTATTTCCCCAGTCTCACTCTCCAAGTGTCCTGTACATACTATAGCTACTACTTTTTATAATCCATAGAAATGCTTGCTCTTTGTTTTGATATTACTTGCTGTTTACTCTCACTGCTTTCCTCTCTCCTCAGTAGTTCTTTAatccatcagaatcaggtttattattgttgacttGTTATGACATGAAATCTGTTCTTTTTGCA
The genomic region above belongs to Hypanus sabinus isolate sHypSab1 chromosome 13, sHypSab1.hap1, whole genome shotgun sequence and contains:
- the LOC132404244 gene encoding dynein light chain LC6, flagellar outer arm; amino-acid sequence: MSERKAVVKNADMPEDMQQEAVECATQALEKYNIEKDIAAYIKKEFDKKYNPTWHCIVGRNFGSYVTHETKHFIYFYLGQVAILLFKSG